The Vitis vinifera cultivar Pinot Noir 40024 chromosome 18, ASM3070453v1 region tctaaccttatcCCAATTTTCTGGTTCTCCTCCAACTTTTCCTACTAaaagttcgtttggaattctcaagtccctcttaaagtcaagtcctttgtctggttagtagcacacaagaaggtaaatactaatgacttgctacaattgagaagaccctacaaagctcttagtcctgaTAATTGTAATATGTGCATGAAGAATCAacagatcatcttttcctacattgctctttgacgatggggttgtggcacagattatttcagttagccaagatggattgggttcccccgagGAGCATCTTCGACATGTTGTCCatcaattataatggttttggtttatctaaaagagggatagttttgtggcaagctgcgaacatcgctttaatttgggttgtgtggcgagAAAGAAATGCgatgattttttaggataaagcaaggaattcaaagtatctttgggattctattcatttccttgcttctctttaggctttctgttccaaggtttttaaggggactccccttaatgtgttacaacttgattggttagcggtgtgcAATTCCAAAGGGTTGGTCTAAtctagagagtttgtttgtttttactttgtattttcttgtttttatattcttgtagtttagttttctttggtgggaggattcttcatccttctcttgtactccttttttctatcaatatatccctttgtcatttcctattaaaaaaataatagaggcAAAGCAGTGGAGAAAGACAAAAATATAGGGAATAATTTAGGACTAGATCGAATTCTCATCAAAGTAAaatctatagttttttttttttgtttctaattagACAAAATTTGTAGTTGTTAACTCATAAAACATATCAtgtatcatttttctatttttctatatCGTGTATCGTAAGTATTTTATATagtgaaaaagaaatataaaaatatgtatatgtgTGTATATCTGTTGAAAGTATGAAGTATAGAGTAATATATAATCAATTTTATGCAAGATAGTAAGATCTAAAGAGTTAAACTATATCATATCACATGAAAACATTGaatgttaaaattttggaaagtttaaattaacaaaatgaCTTTAATATATAGATTCATCACATAATCCACAAAAGCaaacttcttcaatttttagctataatttttagttccaaattctaaCTAAGTATATACGCTTATTGTGTTGTTAATTGATCCATATATATACAcccttataaaaaaaactaatattttaagtaaaaatatttattcattaatcaccatcattttcattgtcAACATTTAAACCACTCAAATGAAAGTTTTCCAATATTCATTGTAAAAAGAAACTTGACTTCTAATATAGCATTTGATAATAAGAAGGTAGTTTTtcatataagattattttaccTATTTCTCCTTTTTACGATCAATTTGTAATCTATTGCGTATCGTATATGTATTGTAAGATACACTTTAAAGTAACATACGGATTGCAATACGTATCAATTTCTATAAGAAATGTATCGTACCATTGTTTTATATCGTATAtcgtaagtttttaacaactatgcAATCTGGTTAAAGCCCCCACAAGCAGCTCAACTAGCAAGCATTCCTGTTTAGGAATGGAGGTCGCAGGTCCAAATCCGGGGCTTACTCAAAATATTGCTCCTAGGGAAGGAGACATTTATCCTTGGTTCTTCAGTCTTACATAGTGGATGTCCACATTACCAAAAAAATGTTGTGGTCTGTTCACGTAATTTgttcaacaagatcccaaggATGAAGATGTCGAATAAATGGAGTAGAAGCATTTGGAAATATATAAGATCAAAAGTGATATTTCAAAGTTAAGCCAATAATCATGGTATCAAGTTTTTGAGTCATATGATGAAGCTTTGATAGACAATGAACAAAGCTATAGACAACAAATGACAGTGTGGAAAAATTACTTTGGTTTATGCAGATGTAATTCATACTTAACGAGATTCATGGAAAGATTTAAAAAGCAGAAACTAAGACCTCAATATGTTGTTTTGCTTATAAAATGGAAATGATAGGATTGCATGCATCAGGTTATCAGTTTACCCTAGTCAATGGATATGAGGCAGCATTTGATATTTTGAACTTCTCTTATTCACAGTAACCATCTGATCCCAAAATTGAGCAAAAAGAAAACTTAGAACAAACACTTGCGACTACAAATAACAAACATTAAATTAATGGTTAAACTACCGATTTGACACAAAAGTTTCAGTTATTAGGTAATGAGCCAACAATGTATATCAAGCTGATTGAGATAAAACACTAACACCCCACCTCACGGATAACCATCTTTAAGCTTGCACTTTGGTTTAATAAATGAGGAAGGAAACATCAACATGATGATCTCCCTAAATCAAGGCTCTAATGTCATGTCAAGCTACCAAGTTGACCCTAAAGGGTTTGGAAAACAATGAGGGAGTTTAGTCAGGACTTGAGGAGATAACATCTATATGTATTTGTATGTGGACTAGACCTTTTTGTATAGTGGAGGAGTTCAATCATATTTTGATCAGGTTTTTGTAATTGTGGGGAGGACTCTTCATTCTGCTAATGTTCTTTTTATCCATAGTTAATACttcttttgtttctgataaaaaaaaattggacccAAAACCTTAAGTCATTAGGTACTAAGCCAACAACATATATCAGGTTGATTTGGCTGAAGTCTTAACACTAATCAAGCTTAAGCAATGGCCTAATAAGTGGAGAACAGGAAAGCCAGGAATTATTCATATCATAAAATGATAAAACAGTACCTGAGGGGCCTTCTTATCCATGTGTTGCACTTCTTCTGCTTTACTTATTTGGTTTGCAGAGACTGAGCCAATTCCAAGAACTTGGGATGGTCCAGATGCAGATGCAGATGCAGAACTGGTAGATAAATTCAAACCCACAGTAGAAAAAGGGGCCCTCCGTCCATCATCCAATTTCACCATTTTTGAAGGGTGATTCATTGGTTCAGAAGTATCACGGGCCATGCTTTTTTTCATAGATAACCCCGAAGGCATGTTTGAATAGGTGTTATTAGTAACTTGAGAAGATCTATCAGCATTGTTATTAGTTGTCTCCGGAATGCTCGAAAATGTTGAGGAACCAGGCtgttagttaaaaaaaaaaaaaatgaaacaaaagaaagaaagaaagaaaaaatggacacaggaaaaatatatatatatttagtagAATTGAAAacaggaaaaataaatatatatttaatagaaCTAACTAAAACCATTCAAGAAAACAGTATCTATAGCCACTAACTACTACATATTTTGCAGAAGGAAAATAGCAAAAGGCATACTGATTTTTTTCCAGTAATAGAAAAAGTTAGACATGTTTTTCTTAGGTTTTAAATTATCTTCAATAAAACAATAGAATAATTTAGCAAATCTATGGTGACGAAATGATTGAATAATCTCACTAACCAACTAATCTTCTTTTATGCAGCTTATTTTCCTCTCTTATTTTGTTAATCTATGACAAGACCAAAGATGGGAATGCAATCAGGATTATTCTTCCACGAAATAAAGCACAGTTATCACCAAGAGAAGTTCGGCACCTGAAAGCCTGAATCTGGGAATGAAGGACGAGTCATAAGTGTAGGTCGAAGAGTTGCATTTGGAATAACCAGCTGACTATTATTCCCTGATTTTGCAGATCCAAACTGTCCTGGTTGTTGTAACAAAGGGGGTTGCATTTGATGCTTCAAAGAAGAGGAAGATGCCACCTGAATTTGTGGCCTAACAGGCAATTTGGCTGGCGGCTGTGGGCGTACAGATGGAAGCGCCGTAACTCCTGACTGTCCAGCAAATGTGGCTTGTTGTAGAGCTTGGTTGTGGCCTTGGGGTGGAAGCTGAATTTGAGGCTGTGCCGGCTGTTGTGGAAGTGCAGAAAACTGGCTATGAACCAAAGAATTATGAGGCATGGCAGACACTTGGCCTTCTTGTCCTTTGGGCATCAACCCAAGCTGCATCTTGCTCTGTGCAAGAGGGGGTAGCCCACTAAGAGTTTGAACTGCTAGCTGCTGACCCTGTTGACCATCTTGTAACACAGGCTGTGTGGGTGGAACTGAAGCCTGCCGAATATTAGGCATCTGCAACTGCAAGTTCAAAGATTACATAGTATCTGTCATGCAATTCAAGTGTTGAATAATAAATGATCGCACAATAGTTTGAGGTAATGAAACAAACCACTTGAGGAGTCACCATTCCTAGCATTATCTGCGCCTGCAGTGGAAGTTCAACAACAACTTGTCAGATGAAGTAGTGTGTGGCAAATGTCATCATTAAAATGATGACGATGatgtatataatattaataatgacAATtacaatgatgatgataataatcgtAAGTGTGTGGAAAATgtcacaatttaaaaataataataagaagaagaagtaaacaaataaaatattagacataAACAATGCACAACAAGATAGCATCACTTGAGTAGAAAATTAATGCACAAAAATGAGAATCTAGCCtccaaaggaagaagaagaagtaaaCAATGCACAAAAAGATAATATCTCTTGACTAGAAATTTAATGCACAAAAATGAGAATCTAGCCTGCAAAGAACTGATGGATGTTAATAAGATCTTGTGAAATGGAGAATACATTCACAGAAATTAGGTCAGAGATAGTTAGGACTGAGATCTTTGGTGCTGCCTAATAAGGCCTTACGGGAATTACTATTGAGATCTGGTGACAAGCCTGTACTTTCatggttttgttttctttcattgcacCAATCTTGTTAGTCCATTTGACAATTGATCCTTATTGAGAGAGACAGTAATAGAGAATTTACTTGTTAACAATAGGCAGGAAATATATCATCACTAACATGTAGAAATCACCCAAAACATTTCTTTTCTGTGGTTTTCTAAAGCTCAGTTTTATTACAAATAGTCACACATATTGGCTTTCTAAAGAGTGCAACTGAAGTGTCAACCCAAACTGATTCAAGGATTCCTTGTGGTGACCCGAACCTGAAGGCCAGGACACCACAGTCATTTCACATGTGAAACCTGAAAGCTTAACATTAAAGTGATCCAACAAGTGAAGTATAGTaattaagctaacaaaaagtATGAATAAGAAATTTTGATTCCATATAAAAA contains the following coding sequences:
- the LOC100256296 gene encoding cleavage stimulating factor 64; amino-acid sequence: MASSQHRCVFVGNIPYDATEEQLIQICEEVGPVVSFRLVIDRETGKPKGYGFCEYKDEETALSARRNLQGYEINGRQLRVDFAENDKGADRNREQGRGGPGMVANVEPQKQVGGPAILGDAALHQPVGLPLAMAASSVMAGALGGAQAGSKSNQNGFQSQAMLGSDPLTLHLAKMSRNQLNEVISDLKVMATKNKELARQLLLTSPQLPKALFQAQIMLGMVTPQVLQMPNIRQASVPPTQPVLQDGQQGQQLAVQTLSGLPPLAQSKMQLGLMPKGQEGQVSAMPHNSLVHSQFSALPQQPAQPQIQLPPQGHNQALQQATFAGQSGVTALPSVRPQPPAKLPVRPQIQVASSSSLKHQMQPPLLQQPGQFGSAKSGNNSQLVIPNATLRPTLMTRPSFPDSGFQPGSSTFSSIPETTNNNADRSSQVTNNTYSNMPSGLSMKKSMARDTSEPMNHPSKMVKLDDGRRAPFSTVGLNLSTSSASASASGPSQVLGIGSVSANQISKAEEVQHMDKKAPQLQLPPEIESALLQQVLNLTPEQLSSLPPEQQQEVIQLQQMLR